One segment of Desulfobaccales bacterium DNA contains the following:
- a CDS encoding NlpC/P60 family protein, whose protein sequence is MNLLDFIRKATEPTGVPFKDLGRDWSGWNCWGLIGVAYRELKDLELPDFNRLAALQYREAEPEFAAFRESFRKVSPGRAEPVDIILFRGEPCHVGLVVKKGLMLHVEKGIATCVEPYDAGVWPHRLLGVYRHAG, encoded by the coding sequence ATGAATTTGCTTGACTTCATCCGCAAAGCTACTGAACCAACAGGGGTCCCCTTCAAGGACTTGGGCCGGGACTGGTCCGGCTGGAATTGCTGGGGGCTGATCGGCGTGGCTTACCGGGAATTAAAGGACCTGGAATTGCCGGACTTTAATCGCCTCGCCGCTTTGCAATACCGGGAGGCTGAACCGGAGTTCGCCGCGTTCCGGGAGAGTTTCAGGAAGGTCAGCCCTGGCCGGGCAGAACCGGTCGATATTATTTTGTTCCGGGGGGAGCCCTGCCATGTAGGGCTGGTGGTTAAAAAGGGGTTGATGCTGCACGTGGAAAAGGGCATAGCCACCTGCGTTGAGCCTTATGACGCTGGCGTTTGGCCGCATCGGCTTCTGGGGGTCTACCGTCATGCCGGCTAA